Proteins co-encoded in one Haloarcula pelagica genomic window:
- a CDS encoding 30S ribosomal protein S8, with the protein MTGNDPFASALSAIDNAESVGHLEQTVSPASNEIGSVLEVFYDRGYIDGFSFVDDGKAGEFEVELKGAINECGPVKPRYSAGADEFEKWEKRFLPARDYGTLVVTTSHGVMSHYEAREAGIGGQVIAYVY; encoded by the coding sequence ATGACAGGTAACGACCCATTCGCCAGTGCGCTGTCGGCCATCGATAACGCCGAGAGCGTCGGCCATCTGGAACAGACAGTATCGCCCGCCTCGAACGAAATCGGCTCCGTCCTCGAGGTCTTCTACGACCGCGGGTACATCGACGGGTTCAGCTTCGTCGACGACGGCAAAGCCGGTGAGTTCGAGGTCGAACTGAAAGGCGCCATCAACGAATGTGGCCCGGTCAAGCCCCGCTACTCGGCTGGGGCCGACGAGTTCGAGAAGTGGGAGAAGCGGTTCCTCCCGGCCCGTGACTACGGGACACTCGTCGTCACGACGAGCCACGGCGTCATGAGCCACTACGAGGCCCGCGAAGCGGGCATCGGTGGCCAAGTAATCGCGTACGTCTACTAA
- a CDS encoding 50S ribosomal protein L6, which yields MTRVALEIPEDVTAEMDHLDLTVEGPNGSVTRRLWYPDIDVSVDGDEVVIASEEADAKTNSTVGTFESHIENMFHGVTEGWEYEMEVFYSHFPMQVDVEGDEVVIENFLGEKAARRTTVHGDTEVQIDGEELTLSGPDIEAVGQTAADIEQLTRVNDKDVRVFQDGVYITQKPNRGDA from the coding sequence ATGACACGAGTAGCACTGGAGATTCCGGAGGACGTGACCGCCGAGATGGACCATCTCGACCTCACCGTCGAGGGTCCAAACGGCAGCGTCACGCGACGGCTCTGGTACCCCGACATCGATGTCTCGGTCGACGGTGACGAGGTCGTCATCGCGTCCGAGGAAGCAGACGCGAAGACCAACTCGACGGTCGGGACCTTCGAGAGCCACATCGAGAACATGTTCCACGGCGTGACCGAGGGCTGGGAGTACGAGATGGAAGTCTTCTACTCTCACTTCCCGATGCAGGTCGACGTGGAGGGTGACGAAGTCGTCATCGAGAACTTCCTCGGCGAGAAGGCCGCCCGTCGCACGACGGTCCACGGCGACACCGAGGTCCAGATCGACGGCGAGGAACTCACCCTCTCTGGCCCCGACATCGAGGCCGTCGGCCAGACCGCCGCGGACATCGAACAGCTCACCCGCGTCAACGACAAGGACGTTCGGGTGTTCCAGGACGGGGTGTACATCACCCAGAAACCGAACCGAGGTGACGCCTGA
- a CDS encoding 50S ribosomal protein L18, with amino-acid sequence MATGPRYKVPMRRRREARTDYHQRLRLLKSGKPRLVARKSNKHVRAQLVTVGPDGDRTLASAHSSDLEEYGWEAPTGNMPSAYLTGLLAGLRAQEAGVEEAVLDIGLNTPTPGSKVFAIQEGAIDAGLEVPHNDDVLADWQRTRGAHIAEYDEQLDDPLYSGDFDAADLPEHFDETRETLLEGDIEL; translated from the coding sequence ATGGCGACAGGACCACGATACAAGGTGCCGATGCGGCGACGCCGCGAGGCCCGTACCGATTACCATCAGCGGTTGCGCCTGCTGAAATCCGGCAAGCCCCGCCTCGTTGCTCGAAAGAGTAACAAGCACGTCAGGGCGCAGCTGGTGACGGTCGGCCCCGACGGTGATCGCACACTCGCGTCCGCTCACTCCAGCGACCTCGAAGAGTACGGCTGGGAGGCCCCGACGGGCAACATGCCCTCGGCGTACCTCACCGGTCTGCTCGCCGGGCTTCGCGCACAGGAAGCGGGCGTCGAGGAAGCGGTGCTCGACATCGGCCTCAACACCCCGACCCCCGGAAGCAAAGTTTTCGCAATACAGGAAGGCGCAATCGACGCCGGCCTCGAAGTCCCCCACAACGACGACGTGCTCGCCGACTGGCAGCGCACGCGCGGTGCCCACATCGCCGAGTACGACGAGCAGCTGGACGACCCGCTGTACAGCGGGGACTTCGACGCTGCGGACCTCCCGGAGCACTTCGACGAGACCCGGGAGACACTACTGGAAGGTGACATCGAACTATGA
- the rpmD gene encoding 50S ribosomal protein L30 — MHALVQLRGEVNMHTDIQDTLEMLNIHHVNHCTLVPETDTYNGMVTKVNDFVAYGEPSQETLELLLETRAEPEEGDADVDDEWVAEHTDYDDIAGLAWALISEETTLQDQGLSPTLRLHPPRGGHDGIKHPTKEGGELGKHDTDGIDELLEAMR; from the coding sequence ATGCACGCGCTCGTCCAGCTCCGCGGCGAGGTCAACATGCACACCGACATCCAGGACACCCTGGAGATGCTGAACATCCACCACGTGAACCACTGTACGCTCGTCCCCGAGACGGACACGTACAACGGCATGGTGACGAAGGTCAACGACTTCGTCGCCTACGGCGAGCCCAGCCAGGAGACGCTGGAACTGCTCCTGGAGACGCGCGCCGAGCCCGAGGAGGGCGACGCCGATGTCGACGACGAGTGGGTCGCCGAGCACACCGACTACGACGACATCGCCGGCCTCGCGTGGGCGCTGATCTCCGAGGAGACGACCCTGCAGGACCAGGGGCTCTCCCCGACGCTCCGTCTGCACCCGCCTCGTGGCGGCCACGACGGCATCAAACACCCCACCAAGGAGGGCGGCGAGCTCGGCAAACACGACACCGACGGGATCGACGAACTCCTGGAGGCGATGCGATAA
- a CDS encoding HNH endonuclease, whose translation MAEVGVDNLNGNHVHHKNGIPWDNRPSNIEVLTPEEHGRRHGGQVSGGESA comes from the coding sequence GTGGCTGAGGTTGGCGTAGACAATCTCAACGGCAACCACGTCCATCACAAAAACGGTATCCCATGGGACAACCGACCGTCTAATATCGAGGTGCTGACGCCTGAGGAACACGGGCGGAGGCACGGTGGGCAGGTTTCCGGGGGTGAGTCGGCGTGA
- a CDS encoding 30S ribosomal protein S14, which produces MSESETTDEPDAEADTERTGQLESCQRCGREQGLVGKYDIWLCRQCFREISRGMGFKKFN; this is translated from the coding sequence ATGAGCGAAAGTGAAACCACGGACGAGCCCGACGCCGAGGCCGACACGGAACGGACCGGCCAGCTCGAATCCTGCCAGCGCTGCGGGCGCGAGCAGGGGCTGGTCGGCAAGTACGACATCTGGCTGTGTCGCCAGTGCTTCCGCGAGATCTCGCGGGGAATGGGCTTCAAGAAGTTCAACTAA
- a CDS encoding 30S ribosomal protein S4e, with product MSNHQKRLSVPNSWPVERKTATFTVKAGAGPHGESGVPLLIVLRDVLGYADNRKEARYALNEDNVLINGTPVSDEERPVGMFDILAFTERDEYYRVFPGEGGRLALTAIDGDAADSKLGKIVTKSNVSGGAVQLGLHDGQTLLVEDGDAYNGGDSIVVDNESNEIVAHFEYEEGALVTAVDGAHAGEIGTVEEIQVTPGSSQNNVLVEQDDAGFETVEEYVVVIDENFTSDDDGGDDE from the coding sequence GCCAAACAGTTGGCCCGTAGAGCGCAAGACAGCGACGTTTACCGTCAAGGCCGGTGCCGGCCCGCACGGTGAGTCGGGGGTCCCCCTGCTCATCGTCCTGCGGGACGTGCTGGGCTACGCCGACAACCGCAAGGAAGCGCGCTACGCGCTCAACGAGGACAACGTCCTCATCAACGGCACGCCCGTCTCCGACGAGGAACGGCCCGTCGGGATGTTCGACATCCTGGCCTTCACCGAGCGAGACGAGTACTACCGCGTGTTCCCCGGCGAGGGCGGTCGGCTGGCGCTGACCGCGATCGACGGCGACGCGGCCGACTCCAAACTGGGCAAGATCGTCACCAAGAGCAACGTCTCCGGTGGCGCTGTCCAGCTTGGGCTCCACGACGGGCAGACGCTGCTCGTCGAGGACGGCGACGCCTACAACGGCGGCGACTCGATCGTCGTCGACAACGAGAGCAACGAGATCGTCGCCCACTTCGAGTACGAGGAGGGCGCGCTCGTCACCGCCGTCGACGGCGCCCACGCGGGCGAGATCGGGACGGTCGAGGAGATCCAGGTCACCCCTGGCTCCTCTCAGAACAACGTCCTCGTCGAGCAGGACGACGCTGGCTTCGAGACGGTCGAAGAGTACGTCGTCGTCATCGACGAGAACTTCACGAGCGACGACGACGGAGGTGACGACGAATGA
- a CDS encoding 50S ribosomal protein L5, giving the protein MSSESESSGFHEMREPRVEKVVVHMGIGHGGRDLANAEEIITEITGQTPVRTKAKRTVGEFDIREGDPIGAKVTLRDDDAHEFLQTALPLAELSEAQFDDTGNFSFGVEEHTEFPSQEYDPSIGIYGLDVTVNLVRPGYRVAKRDKASRSIPSNHRLNPADATAFVESTFDAEVSE; this is encoded by the coding sequence ATGAGCTCCGAGAGCGAATCCTCGGGCTTCCACGAGATGCGCGAACCGCGCGTCGAGAAGGTCGTCGTCCACATGGGGATCGGCCACGGTGGCCGAGACCTGGCGAACGCCGAGGAGATCATCACGGAGATCACCGGCCAGACGCCCGTCCGAACGAAGGCAAAGCGGACCGTCGGCGAGTTCGACATCCGCGAGGGCGACCCCATCGGCGCGAAGGTCACGCTTCGCGACGACGACGCCCACGAGTTCCTGCAGACGGCGCTGCCGCTCGCGGAGCTCTCGGAAGCCCAGTTCGACGACACCGGGAACTTCAGCTTCGGTGTCGAGGAACACACGGAGTTCCCGAGCCAGGAGTACGACCCGAGTATCGGGATCTACGGGCTGGACGTGACGGTCAACCTCGTCCGCCCCGGCTACCGCGTCGCCAAGCGCGACAAGGCGTCGCGTTCGATCCCGTCGAACCATCGGCTCAACCCCGCGGACGCGACCGCGTTCGTCGAGTCGACCTTCGACGCTGAGGTGAGCGAATGA
- a CDS encoding 30S ribosomal protein S5, with product MSADNGWEPRTRLGKKVAEGEIDSMQEALNSGLPLKESEVVDQLVPDLEDEVLDINMVQRMTDSGRRVKFRCVVAVGNRDGLIGYAEGRDDQVGGAIQKAIDIGKLNLIDVSRSCGSWECGCGRPHTVALRTKGKAGSVEVELQPAPRGLGLAGGETVRKVLELAGIEDIWTRSSGNTRTTVNFAKATFNALQNTAEARVPQRTFEKREVIE from the coding sequence ATGAGTGCTGACAACGGCTGGGAACCCCGGACACGCCTCGGCAAGAAGGTTGCCGAGGGCGAGATCGACTCCATGCAGGAGGCGCTGAACTCGGGGCTTCCCCTGAAAGAATCGGAAGTCGTCGACCAGCTCGTTCCCGATCTGGAAGACGAAGTGCTGGACATCAACATGGTCCAGCGGATGACTGACTCCGGCCGGCGGGTGAAGTTCCGCTGTGTCGTCGCCGTCGGCAACCGCGACGGTCTGATCGGCTACGCCGAAGGGCGTGACGACCAGGTCGGCGGTGCCATCCAGAAGGCCATCGACATCGGCAAGCTGAACCTCATCGATGTCTCCCGGTCCTGTGGATCCTGGGAGTGTGGCTGTGGCCGTCCCCACACGGTCGCGCTGCGCACCAAGGGCAAGGCCGGCAGCGTCGAGGTCGAGCTCCAGCCCGCCCCGCGCGGCCTGGGCCTCGCGGGCGGAGAGACCGTCCGCAAGGTGCTCGAACTCGCCGGTATCGAGGACATCTGGACCCGTTCGTCGGGCAACACCCGCACGACGGTCAACTTCGCGAAGGCGACGTTCAACGCGCTCCAGAACACGGCCGAAGCCCGTGTCCCCCAGCGCACCTTCGAGAAGCGCGAGGTGATCGAGTGA
- a CDS encoding 50S ribosomal protein L32e, giving the protein MELTDISGVGDAKAESLREAGFQTVDDVRGADQSALAEVTGIGNALAARIKADVGGLEVEEETEAEVEEEGEEAEPEEGVETELQPRGLADKTPDLDDEEARLLTQRHRVGKPQFNRQDHHKKNRVSTSWRRPRGQLSKQRRGIKGKGDTVEAGFRSPTAVRGKHPSGFEEVRVHNVDDLDGVDGDAEAVRIASKVGARKRELIEEAAEDAGIRVLNPTYVEVEVSE; this is encoded by the coding sequence ATGGAGCTGACCGACATCAGCGGTGTCGGCGACGCCAAGGCGGAATCGCTCCGCGAGGCCGGCTTCCAGACCGTCGACGACGTTCGCGGTGCCGATCAGTCGGCACTCGCCGAGGTCACCGGCATCGGCAACGCGCTCGCCGCGCGGATCAAGGCCGATGTCGGTGGGCTCGAAGTCGAAGAGGAGACCGAGGCCGAAGTCGAAGAGGAGGGCGAGGAAGCCGAGCCCGAGGAGGGCGTGGAGACGGAACTCCAGCCCCGCGGGCTCGCCGACAAGACGCCGGACCTCGACGACGAGGAAGCCCGGCTCCTGACCCAGCGCCACCGGGTCGGGAAGCCCCAGTTCAACCGACAGGACCACCACAAGAAGAACCGCGTCTCGACCTCCTGGCGCCGCCCGCGCGGCCAGCTCTCGAAGCAGCGCCGCGGCATCAAGGGCAAGGGCGACACGGTCGAGGCCGGCTTCCGGTCCCCGACCGCGGTTCGCGGCAAGCACCCCTCGGGCTTCGAGGAAGTGCGTGTCCACAACGTCGACGACCTCGACGGCGTCGACGGCGATGCCGAGGCGGTTCGGATCGCCTCGAAGGTCGGCGCTCGCAAGCGCGAGCTGATCGAAGAAGCGGCCGAGGACGCGGGGATCCGCGTGCTCAACCCGACCTACGTGGAAGTGGAGGTGTCGGAATGA
- the secY gene encoding preprotein translocase subunit SecY: MTWKDTAEPLLVRMPAVRRPEGHVPFKRKLLWTAGVLVLYFFLTNVKLFGLDIDASQNIFGRFGSILASGQGSIMQLGIGPIVTASIVLQLLGGADLLGLDTQNDPRDQILYQGLQKLLVLVMICLTGLPMVFAGNFLPADQAVASTLGVGATAVKGLIFAQIFVGGVLILFMDEVISKWGVGSGIGLFIVAGVSQRLLGGLLSTPFIGNQSGILHTWFLFATGERAIGPVLATQGIQTLFVTPGGGRLLALITTVLIFAVVVYAESVRVEIPLSNARVKGARGRFPVKLIYASVLPMILVRALQANVQFLGRILCSQLGNTLPAGLGTYGGQCSQPTGGLFYFLAPIQTPQDWMWWLQGATQPIWQIMIRIGVDLTFMLIGGAIFAIFWVETTDMGPEATAQQIHNSGMQIPGFRQNVGVIEKVLERYIPQVTVIGGALVGLLAVLANMMGTIGGVSGTGLLLTVSITYKLYEEIAEEQLMEMHPMMRQMFG; the protein is encoded by the coding sequence ATGACCTGGAAGGATACCGCCGAACCACTGCTCGTCCGGATGCCGGCAGTCCGCCGGCCGGAGGGGCACGTCCCGTTCAAACGGAAGCTGCTGTGGACAGCCGGTGTGCTCGTCCTCTACTTCTTCCTGACGAACGTGAAGCTGTTCGGGCTGGACATCGACGCCAGTCAGAACATCTTCGGTCGTTTCGGATCCATCCTTGCCTCCGGGCAGGGGAGCATCATGCAACTGGGCATCGGGCCCATCGTCACGGCGTCGATCGTCCTGCAGTTGCTCGGCGGTGCCGACCTACTCGGGCTCGACACCCAGAACGACCCGCGTGACCAGATCCTCTACCAGGGGCTCCAGAAGCTCCTGGTGCTCGTGATGATCTGTCTGACCGGCCTGCCGATGGTCTTTGCCGGGAACTTCCTGCCGGCCGATCAGGCGGTCGCGAGCACGCTCGGTGTCGGGGCGACGGCCGTCAAGGGGCTGATCTTCGCCCAGATCTTCGTCGGCGGTGTCCTCATCCTGTTCATGGACGAGGTCATCTCCAAGTGGGGCGTCGGCTCCGGGATCGGGCTGTTCATCGTCGCCGGCGTGAGCCAGCGACTGCTGGGCGGTCTGCTCTCGACACCGTTTATCGGCAACCAGAGCGGCATCCTGCACACCTGGTTCCTGTTCGCGACGGGCGAGCGGGCGATCGGGCCGGTGCTTGCCACCCAGGGGATCCAGACGCTGTTCGTCACACCCGGTGGCGGACGGCTGCTGGCTCTGATCACGACCGTCCTCATCTTCGCGGTGGTCGTCTACGCCGAGTCGGTCCGGGTCGAGATTCCGCTGTCGAACGCCCGGGTCAAGGGCGCTCGCGGGCGCTTCCCGGTGAAGCTCATCTACGCCAGCGTCCTGCCGATGATCCTCGTGCGGGCGCTGCAGGCCAACGTCCAGTTCCTCGGCCGGATCCTCTGTTCCCAACTCGGGAACACGCTCCCGGCCGGGCTGGGGACCTACGGCGGCCAGTGTAGCCAGCCCACCGGTGGGCTGTTCTACTTCCTGGCGCCGATCCAGACTCCCCAGGACTGGATGTGGTGGCTTCAGGGCGCGACCCAGCCGATCTGGCAGATCATGATCCGGATCGGCGTCGACCTGACGTTCATGCTGATCGGTGGGGCCATCTTCGCCATCTTCTGGGTGGAGACCACCGACATGGGGCCGGAAGCGACGGCCCAGCAGATCCACAACTCCGGGATGCAGATTCCCGGGTTCCGACAGAACGTCGGTGTCATCGAGAAGGTGCTCGAACGCTACATCCCCCAGGTCACCGTCATCGGCGGTGCCCTGGTCGGACTGCTCGCGGTCCTGGCGAACATGATGGGTACCATCGGCGGTGTCTCCGGAACCGGGCTGCTGCTGACGGTCTCGATCACGTACAAGCTGTACGAGGAGATCGCCGAGGAGCAGCTCATGGAGATGCACCCGATGATGCGCCAGATGTTTGGCTGA
- a CDS encoding 50S ribosomal protein L19e has product MTDLSAQKRLAADVLDVGKNRVWFNPDRQGDIADAITREDVRELVDEGAIQAKDAKGNSRGRARERQEKRAYGHQKGAGSRKGKAGARQNEKEAWESRIRAQREKLRDLRDDGTLTKSQYRDLYDKAGGGEFDSVADLERYIDANHGDE; this is encoded by the coding sequence ATGACCGACCTCTCCGCACAGAAGCGTCTCGCGGCGGATGTCCTGGACGTCGGGAAGAACCGCGTCTGGTTCAACCCCGACCGACAGGGCGACATCGCTGACGCGATCACTCGCGAGGACGTTCGCGAACTGGTCGACGAGGGCGCCATCCAGGCCAAAGACGCGAAAGGCAACTCCCGCGGCCGCGCCCGGGAACGCCAGGAGAAACGCGCCTACGGCCACCAGAAGGGAGCCGGTTCCCGGAAGGGCAAAGCCGGCGCACGACAGAACGAGAAGGAAGCATGGGAGTCGCGCATCCGCGCACAGCGCGAGAAGCTGCGCGACCTCCGCGACGACGGCACACTGACGAAATCGCAGTACCGCGACCTCTACGACAAGGCCGGCGGTGGCGAGTTCGACAGTGTCGCCGACCTCGAACGGTACATCGACGCAAACCACGGTGACGAATAA
- a CDS encoding uL15m family ribosomal protein has product MTSKKRRQRGSRTHGGGSHKNRRGAGHRGGRGAAGRDKHEMHNYPPLGKSGFKRPQKVQEDVATIDVRELDEDAALLAADGVAEQDGDTYHIDVREVVDDGHEVDAVKVLGAGQVRNELSLVADDFSEGAREKVEAAGGETELTERGQERQSRKTDNESDEE; this is encoded by the coding sequence ATGACGAGCAAGAAACGACGGCAGCGCGGCTCGCGAACCCACGGCGGCGGCTCCCACAAGAACCGCCGCGGTGCCGGGCACCGCGGTGGTCGCGGTGCGGCCGGTCGCGACAAGCACGAGATGCACAACTACCCGCCGCTGGGCAAGAGCGGGTTCAAGCGTCCCCAGAAGGTTCAGGAAGACGTTGCGACGATCGATGTCCGCGAACTCGACGAGGACGCCGCCTTGCTGGCCGCCGACGGCGTCGCCGAACAGGACGGCGACACCTACCACATCGATGTCCGCGAGGTCGTCGACGACGGCCACGAGGTCGACGCCGTGAAAGTACTGGGTGCCGGCCAGGTCCGCAACGAACTCAGCCTCGTCGCGGACGACTTCTCCGAGGGCGCTCGCGAGAAGGTCGAAGCCGCCGGCGGCGAGACCGAACTGACCGAGCGCGGTCAGGAACGACAATCCCGCAAGACTGACAACGAGAGCGACGAGGAATAA